From the Candidatus Sericytochromatia bacterium genome, one window contains:
- a CDS encoding ATP-dependent helicase has translation MTTGAVTLRPAQAAILTYSGGQLAISAAPGAGKTFILEQLAVRLVEDLGVRPAEILILTYMRSAALNLKQRLTRTLAARGLTAFGLQTTTIHGFASSVIRRAAGDSDSGMLVWSEAERRKNLQEALLEWLEDPLHQQMWQAYGQRDGGGDEREDPQAVVLRLAEKAIAEAKQARLSEADFQVAVVDHHPALPALYRGYLARQQAAGAYDYDDLIREANAILATRDDHRAYHQRRIRFVLEDEAQDSTPDQQALIRWLTEPALGGSGNLVRVGDTNQAIMASFTHNSPRYFRAFCQACETSGRHMPMAESSRSALPVLAMANALVAFTAHHPDPVVREAFTGQPILPATAGKPNPSLLAPITWTFYEGARRDDAAAQEELGVLTAVRAFLRAHPTARAAVLVTSHKLRMAYAQRATQLGIPLQQGVSQGPSQRQCLRFLAHVLTFLSLPLEEPAASWRPLVEEWAQLCRTPWQNPRALRQFLARHPSDSLLFPLADLPPHRPEDFPAADYLALLSLCRGLRALLRVRHLPPGELFPSVALTLIDDPQAIAVAAKAAVIAQRKAASDPTIELDPLRRLADEVRTLAENTEDHRDLVPTPADTREATPGTLSVLTLHASKGLEYDAVWIPGLASAYMFPWDPDQVSFRDQAAFCLEQALRAPPGAPFDLAAARAAAQRLLVAEKLRLLYVGMTRAERALHLSGAGTSETLPPQVAQLASLCERVTP, from the coding sequence ATGACCACCGGCGCCGTCACCTTGCGCCCTGCTCAGGCGGCCATCCTGACGTATTCCGGTGGACAGCTGGCCATCTCCGCCGCGCCAGGGGCTGGCAAGACCTTCATTCTGGAGCAGCTGGCCGTGCGACTGGTCGAAGACCTCGGTGTGCGCCCTGCTGAGATCCTGATTCTCACCTACATGCGCAGTGCGGCGCTGAACCTCAAGCAACGGCTGACGCGCACCCTGGCAGCGCGTGGGTTGACCGCATTCGGTCTGCAAACCACGACCATCCACGGGTTCGCGTCCTCGGTCATTCGGCGCGCGGCGGGTGACAGCGACTCCGGAATGCTGGTTTGGAGCGAGGCGGAACGGCGCAAGAACCTGCAAGAGGCCCTGCTTGAATGGTTGGAGGACCCCCTTCATCAACAGATGTGGCAGGCGTATGGGCAGCGCGACGGCGGTGGCGATGAGCGGGAGGACCCGCAGGCGGTGGTGCTGCGCTTGGCGGAGAAGGCCATCGCGGAGGCCAAACAAGCGCGCCTGAGCGAGGCCGACTTTCAGGTTGCTGTGGTTGACCATCACCCCGCCTTGCCGGCCTTGTATCGCGGCTACCTGGCACGCCAACAGGCGGCGGGGGCCTATGACTATGATGATCTGATCCGGGAAGCGAACGCCATTCTGGCCACTCGAGACGACCATCGGGCCTATCATCAGCGTCGTATTCGCTTCGTCCTCGAGGACGAGGCGCAGGATTCAACGCCCGACCAGCAGGCCCTGATCCGCTGGCTGACCGAACCTGCCCTGGGCGGCAGTGGCAACCTGGTCCGTGTGGGGGACACCAATCAGGCGATCATGGCTTCCTTCACGCACAACTCTCCCCGGTACTTTCGGGCGTTTTGTCAGGCTTGTGAGACCAGTGGGCGCCACATGCCCATGGCGGAATCGAGCCGCAGCGCGCTGCCCGTTCTGGCCATGGCCAATGCGCTGGTGGCGTTCACCGCTCATCATCCTGATCCCGTGGTGAGGGAGGCCTTCACCGGACAACCGATCCTGCCGGCCACGGCCGGAAAGCCGAATCCCTCTCTGCTTGCGCCGATCACCTGGACCTTTTACGAGGGGGCCAGGCGCGACGACGCCGCGGCACAGGAAGAGTTGGGCGTGCTGACAGCCGTGCGGGCGTTCTTGCGAGCCCATCCGACGGCCCGGGCAGCGGTGCTGGTGACGTCTCACAAGCTTCGGATGGCCTATGCGCAACGCGCCACCCAACTGGGCATTCCGCTGCAGCAAGGCGTCAGCCAGGGCCCGTCACAGCGCCAGTGTCTCAGGTTTCTGGCCCACGTGCTGACGTTTCTGTCGTTGCCGCTGGAGGAGCCGGCCGCGTCCTGGCGCCCCCTGGTGGAGGAGTGGGCCCAGCTTTGCCGCACGCCCTGGCAAAATCCACGGGCGCTCCGGCAGTTCCTTGCGCGCCATCCCTCCGATTCGCTGCTGTTTCCCCTGGCGGACCTGCCACCGCATCGCCCGGAAGACTTTCCTGCTGCAGACTACCTGGCCCTGCTCTCGCTCTGTCGGGGGTTGCGCGCCTTGCTGCGGGTGCGGCATCTGCCTCCCGGGGAACTCTTTCCGAGCGTGGCCCTGACCCTGATCGACGATCCTCAGGCGATCGCCGTGGCGGCCAAGGCGGCCGTGATCGCCCAGCGGAAAGCGGCCTCCGACCCGACCATTGAGTTGGACCCCCTGCGGCGTCTGGCAGACGAGGTGAGGACACTCGCGGAAAACACCGAGGACCATCGGGACCTGGTGCCCACGCCGGCCGACACGCGTGAGGCCACCCCTGGTACGCTGAGCGTGCTGACCTTGCACGCCTCGAAGGGCCTGGAATACGATGCGGTGTGGATCCCTGGCCTCGCCAGCGCCTACATGTTTCCTTGGGACCCCGACCAGGTCTCGTTTCGTGACCAGGCGGCCTTCTGCCTTGAGCAAGCCTTGCGTGCCCCGCCGGGGGCGCCGTTCGATCTGGCTGCCGCCCGGGCGGCCGCTCAGCGGCTGCTGGTGGCTGAAAAGCTGCGGTTGTTGTACGTCGGCATGACGCGGGCCGAGCGCGCGCTTCACCTGTCTGGTGCCGGCACCAGTGAAACCTTGCCCCCCCAGGTGGCCCAACTGGCCTCTCTCTGTGAGCGCGTCACGCCATGA
- a CDS encoding PD-(D/E)XK nuclease family protein — protein MTQVEPRPRLSSAALDALADGCPRYFALRYKLQAYWPARAGQHPQGEDDGARLGSVFHRLVQQHACGLPLAPLLEAWEGLHPGLTQMWARFATSEHFSPPLEAEVWTEQSLHLQVAEVPFVARYDRIVAHAGRWRILDWKTGHPSGETLRRGWQARLYPFVLTEAAQVLSGGSPIAPESVEMVFWLVDTGEAVVIPHSASRHEATRQRLTALARQACAPFDPRVHDDAAFPRVPSRCPPCAYHTLCNAGPFEPSEMLVWPSPPVFLPPSDAGLRAAEAP, from the coding sequence ATGACTCAGGTCGAGCCCCGTCCCAGGCTGAGCAGTGCCGCGCTGGACGCCCTGGCGGACGGCTGTCCCCGCTACTTTGCCCTGCGTTACAAGTTGCAGGCCTACTGGCCTGCTCGGGCCGGCCAGCACCCGCAGGGGGAAGACGATGGCGCGCGCCTGGGCTCCGTCTTCCACCGGCTGGTTCAGCAACACGCCTGTGGTCTGCCCCTCGCCCCCTTGCTGGAGGCCTGGGAGGGGCTGCATCCCGGCCTGACTCAGATGTGGGCTCGGTTTGCCACGTCAGAACACTTCTCTCCGCCCCTTGAGGCCGAGGTCTGGACCGAGCAGAGCCTGCACTTGCAAGTGGCTGAAGTCCCCTTCGTCGCCCGCTACGACCGGATCGTGGCCCACGCGGGACGCTGGCGCATTCTGGATTGGAAGACCGGCCATCCCTCCGGGGAGACGCTGCGTCGCGGTTGGCAAGCCCGCCTGTATCCCTTCGTGTTGACGGAGGCTGCCCAGGTCCTGTCAGGGGGCTCGCCCATCGCGCCTGAATCGGTCGAGATGGTGTTCTGGCTGGTCGACACCGGGGAGGCGGTCGTGATTCCTCACTCCGCGTCGCGGCACGAGGCGACGCGTCAGCGTCTCACCGCTTTGGCCAGGCAGGCCTGCGCTCCATTTGATCCTCGGGTTCACGATGACGCGGCCTTTCCGAGGGTCCCGTCGCGCTGTCCACCCTGCGCTTACCACACGTTGTGCAACGCAGGCCCTTTCGAACCTTCCGAAATGCTGGTTTGGCCAAGTCCTCCGGTCTTCTTGCCCCCCTCCGACGCGGGGCTTCGCGCCGCGGAAGCGCCTTGA